From the Spiribacter sp. 2438 genome, one window contains:
- a CDS encoding FadR/GntR family transcriptional regulator gives MTSSSPAPLFEPIEPPDEGRLSDAIVEHIERQIVEGRLHAGDSLPAERELSRMLAVSRASLREALLRLVSRELLEVRRNAGYRVAPTRAPTLTDPLLRLMQTQPKALADVLELRQGVETLAARLAATRATDKDHDTIAEALEHMEAAQAQHQASEAADWDARLHLAIAEASHNVALVTIMRGLFTVLREHVRRARAAMLVSASGEEDLRQQHRALVAAIRAGDADAAVAAAETHLRYLRQGLGSGQVG, from the coding sequence ATGACATCATCCTCACCCGCCCCCCTCTTCGAACCCATCGAACCGCCGGACGAAGGACGTCTTTCGGACGCCATCGTCGAGCATATCGAGCGCCAGATCGTGGAGGGGCGATTGCACGCCGGTGACTCCCTGCCTGCCGAGCGGGAGCTGTCCCGCATGCTGGCCGTCTCCCGGGCTTCGCTGCGGGAAGCGCTGCTGCGGCTGGTGTCCCGGGAGCTGCTGGAGGTGCGCCGCAATGCCGGCTATCGGGTAGCGCCCACCCGGGCGCCGACGCTGACCGATCCCCTGCTGCGCCTGATGCAGACCCAGCCGAAGGCGCTGGCGGACGTGCTTGAGCTGCGCCAGGGGGTGGAGACCCTGGCCGCGAGGCTGGCGGCGACCCGTGCCACGGACAAGGACCATGACACCATCGCCGAGGCGCTGGAGCACATGGAAGCGGCGCAGGCCCAACACCAGGCCAGTGAAGCGGCGGACTGGGATGCGCGGTTGCATCTGGCCATCGCCGAGGCCTCTCACAACGTGGCGCTGGTAACGATCATGCGGGGGCTGTTCACGGTGCTGCGGGAGCACGTGCGCCGGGCCCGGGCGGCGATGCTGGTCAGCGCCAGCGGCGAGGAGGATCTGCGCCAGCAGCACCGGGCTCTGGTGGCCGCCATTCGGGCGGGCGACGCGGACGCCGCGGTTGCCGCCGCCGAAACGCATTTGCGGTATCTCCGACAAGGCCTAGGCTCCGGTCAGGTAGGCTGA
- a CDS encoding cysteine-rich CWC family protein — MPEHEPKACPRCGGGFECRLGSIHRCQCVDIQLSDTTREWIARRYDDCLCRNCLEELSDAERLTSSVPRNEHSARSAARSAARARRVRPEDLLERMRAAPPARGR, encoded by the coding sequence GTGCCTGAACATGAGCCCAAGGCCTGTCCGCGTTGTGGTGGTGGCTTTGAGTGCCGACTGGGCAGCATCCATCGCTGCCAGTGTGTGGACATTCAGCTGAGCGACACCACCCGTGAGTGGATTGCCCGGCGGTACGATGACTGCCTGTGCCGGAACTGCCTCGAGGAGTTATCCGACGCCGAGCGTCTGACGTCCTCCGTCCCGCGTAACGAACACTCGGCCCGCTCTGCGGCCCGATCCGCGGCCCGGGCCCGCCGGGTGCGCCCGGAGGACCTGTTGGAACGGATGCGGGCCGCTCCCCCGGCTCGCGGGCGATAG
- a CDS encoding DUF1289 domain-containing protein yields MSASSPCVSICEMESGRCIGCGRSETEIAEWRDYPEEKRLAIMDRLEREAAAGGWFADDAFDGRAGTAAAATSAGTAAAATSAGTAAAPTGAGTASPAPASPAPTGVSRA; encoded by the coding sequence ATGTCTGCCTCGTCCCCTTGCGTGAGCATTTGCGAAATGGAAAGCGGCCGTTGCATCGGCTGTGGTCGCAGCGAGACCGAGATCGCCGAGTGGCGGGATTATCCCGAGGAGAAGCGTCTCGCCATCATGGATCGACTGGAGCGTGAGGCCGCTGCCGGCGGCTGGTTTGCGGACGACGCTTTCGACGGCCGGGCGGGCACCGCCGCGGCGGCAACCAGCGCGGGCACCGCCGCGGCGGCAACCAGCGCGGGCACCGCCGCGGCGCCAACCGGCGCGGGCACCGCCTCGCCCGCCCCGGCTTCGCCGGCTCCCACCGGGGTGTCTCGTGCCTGA
- a CDS encoding HigA family addiction module antitoxin, whose amino-acid sequence MSNANFHHPLYPERHPSVTDESLPPIPPGHVLRTQFMDTLQLGPTQLADDIRVPVNRITDILSGRRRISAQTALLLGAYFRTSPEFWMRLQMEYDLRSARRDRRTAAKLMGLTPNRDLEPGLTPPRPRRRPPAYPS is encoded by the coding sequence GTGAGCAATGCGAATTTTCATCATCCGCTGTATCCAGAGCGTCACCCCAGCGTCACCGATGAGTCGCTGCCGCCCATTCCGCCTGGTCATGTGCTGCGCACTCAGTTCATGGACACGCTGCAACTCGGGCCGACCCAGCTGGCGGACGACATCCGGGTCCCGGTGAATCGAATCACCGACATTCTCAGTGGTCGGCGTCGGATATCGGCTCAAACAGCCCTGCTGTTGGGCGCGTACTTCAGAACATCGCCGGAATTCTGGATGCGACTACAGATGGAGTATGATCTGCGGTCCGCGCGACGTGATCGCCGCACGGCAGCCAAACTCATGGGGCTTACGCCAAACCGCGACCTTGAGCCGGGATTGACGCCGCCCCGTCCACGTCGCCGGCCACCCGCGTACCCGTCCTAG